From Mycoplasmopsis gallinacea, the proteins below share one genomic window:
- a CDS encoding IS1634 family transposase — protein sequence MSYSLCKKKQNGKYYLVLAISKGFKKGYGNQIGLGYWEDIKEKYGLSSIEDMKEIAKKVDTSLDKAVAKEEFFKLLKPTSVKTSIQNIGVDLIYKVIKELNLFSALPKSKHKSLEEVLEFFIATRIILPRSYMSQYKNKSDFINDINVKKSSIYNYLDVIFENKNSVLVNLFQKINEFTNRNNKVFHFDNTTVYFESFTREGIRKNGFSKDGKHNEDQVVIAMAVDENGIPIHYKVFPGKTADGKTMLSFVLELQSIYKIKDITIVADRGINNNANLRFLEQKGIKYIFQKRLDTLSIGMKKFILEDKYYVFRDEMFWKEQIVESIWNKNRFNGKYRKWCVFFSPGKNTLDKLRRNNFIDKLNKKTVNGELPLSSLVPEYKKKYMDIDGKTVGKLNWEKIKKKESEDGFYIIETNILDLTPEKANEIYRKQWKVEENFRTLKSSLQVRPVFVHNEQHILAHLLLCFIALVVLKYCLYKLKKYYEINGEVQKVTLDLFVDSLRMMTITKKEVNGKVVQEIINDLDENHKENIKIYKDFIACMS from the coding sequence ATGAGTTACAGTTTATGCAAGAAAAAACAAAATGGAAAATATTATTTAGTTTTAGCTATTTCTAAAGGTTTTAAAAAAGGTTATGGAAATCAGATTGGTCTAGGATACTGAGAAGATATCAAAGAAAAGTATGGATTATCTTCAATTGAAGATATGAAAGAAATAGCAAAAAAAGTAGATACATCTTTAGATAAAGCTGTTGCAAAAGAAGAATTTTTTAAATTATTAAAACCCACTTCTGTAAAAACAAGTATCCAAAATATTGGAGTTGATTTAATTTATAAAGTTATTAAAGAATTAAATTTATTTTCAGCATTACCAAAAAGTAAACATAAATCGTTAGAAGAGGTTTTGGAATTTTTCATAGCAACTAGAATTATCCTTCCAAGAAGCTATATGTCACAATATAAAAATAAAAGTGATTTTATAAATGATATTAATGTTAAAAAATCATCAATATATAACTATCTTGATGTTATTTTCGAAAATAAGAATTCTGTTTTAGTCAATTTATTTCAAAAAATAAATGAATTTACAAATCGTAACAATAAAGTTTTTCACTTCGATAACACAACAGTTTATTTTGAAAGCTTTACAAGAGAAGGAATAAGAAAAAACGGTTTTTCAAAAGACGGAAAACACAATGAAGATCAAGTAGTCATAGCAATGGCTGTAGATGAAAACGGAATACCAATACACTATAAAGTTTTTCCAGGTAAAACAGCTGATGGTAAAACAATGTTATCCTTCGTTTTAGAACTTCAATCAATCTATAAAATAAAGGATATTACAATAGTTGCAGATCGTGGAATAAATAACAACGCAAACTTACGTTTCCTAGAACAAAAAGGAATTAAATATATATTTCAAAAAAGATTAGATACATTAAGTATTGGGATGAAAAAATTCATTCTTGAAGACAAATATTATGTTTTTAGAGATGAAATGTTTTGAAAAGAACAAATTGTTGAATCTATTTGAAATAAAAATAGATTTAACGGTAAATACAGAAAATGATGTGTGTTTTTCAGTCCTGGAAAAAATACTTTAGATAAATTAAGAAGAAATAATTTTATTGATAAATTGAATAAGAAAACTGTAAATGGAGAACTACCACTTAGTTCTTTAGTTCCAGAATATAAAAAGAAATACATGGACATTGATGGCAAAACAGTGGGTAAATTAAATTGAGAGAAAATTAAGAAAAAAGAATCTGAAGATGGTTTTTACATTATTGAAACCAATATTCTAGATTTAACACCAGAAAAAGCTAATGAAATTTACAGAAAACAATGAAAAGTAGAAGAAAATTTCAGAACATTAAAATCTTCTTTACAAGTTAGACCTGTTTTTGTTCATAATGAACAGCATATACTTGCGCATCTTTTGTTATGTTTCATTGCTCTTGTTGTTTTAAAATACTGTCTTTACAAATTAAAGAAATATTATGAAATCAATGGAGAAGTACAAAAAGTGACGTTAGATTTATTTGTGGATTCATTAAGAATGATGACTATAACAAAAAAAGAAGTAAATGGAAAAGTGGTACAAGAAATAATTAATGATTTGGATGAAAACCATAAAGAAAATATAAAAATTTATAAAGATTTTATCGCATGTATGAGTTAA
- a CDS encoding IS1634 family transposase, translated as MSYSLCKKKQNGKYYLVLAISKGFKKGYGNQIGLGYWEDIKEKYGLSSIEDMKEIAKKVDTSLDKAVAKEEFFKLLKPTSVKTSIQNIGVDLIYKVIKELNLFSALPKSKHKSLEEVLEFFIATRIILPRSYMSQYKNKSDFINDINVKKSSIYNYLDVIFENKNSVLVNLFQKINEFTNRNNKVFHFDNTTVYFESFTREGIRKNGFSKDGKHNEDQVVIAMAVDENGIPIHYKVFPGNTADGKTMLSFVLELQSIYKIKDITIVADRGINNNANLRFLEQKGIKYIFQKRLDTLSIGMKKFILEDKHYVFRDEMFWKEQIVESIWNKNRFNGKYRKWCVFFSPGKKTLDKLRRNNFIDKLNKKTVNGELPLSSLVPEYKKKYMDIDGKTVGKLNWEKIKKKESEDGFYIIETNILDLTPEKANEIYRKQWKVEENFRTLKSYLQVRPVFVHNEQHILAHLLLCFIALVVLKYCLYKLKKYYEINGEVQKVTLDLFVDSLRMMTITKKEVNGKVEQEIINDLDENHKENIKIYKDFIACMS; from the coding sequence ATGAGTTACAGTTTATGCAAGAAAAAACAAAATGGAAAATATTATTTAGTTTTAGCTATTTCTAAAGGTTTTAAAAAAGGTTATGGAAATCAGATTGGTCTAGGATACTGAGAAGATATCAAAGAAAAGTATGGATTATCTTCAATTGAAGATATGAAAGAAATAGCAAAAAAAGTAGATACATCTTTAGATAAAGCTGTTGCAAAAGAAGAATTTTTTAAATTATTAAAACCCACTTCTGTAAAAACAAGTATCCAAAATATTGGAGTTGATTTAATTTATAAAGTTATTAAAGAATTAAATTTATTTTCAGCATTACCAAAAAGTAAACATAAATCGTTAGAAGAGGTTTTGGAATTTTTCATAGCAACTAGAATTATCCTTCCAAGAAGCTATATGTCACAATATAAAAATAAAAGTGATTTTATAAATGATATTAATGTTAAAAAATCATCAATATATAACTATCTTGATGTTATTTTCGAAAATAAGAATTCTGTTTTAGTCAATTTATTTCAAAAAATAAATGAATTTACAAATCGTAACAATAAAGTTTTTCACTTCGATAACACAACAGTTTATTTTGAAAGCTTTACAAGAGAAGGAATAAGAAAAAACGGTTTTTCAAAAGACGGAAAACACAATGAAGATCAAGTAGTCATAGCAATGGCTGTAGATGAAAACGGAATACCAATACACTATAAAGTTTTTCCAGGTAACACAGCTGATGGTAAAACAATGTTATCCTTCGTTTTAGAACTTCAATCAATCTATAAAATAAAGGATATTACAATAGTTGCAGATCGTGGAATAAATAACAACGCAAACTTACGTTTCCTAGAACAAAAAGGAATTAAATATATATTTCAAAAAAGATTAGATACATTAAGTATTGGGATGAAAAAATTCATTCTTGAAGACAAACATTATGTTTTTAGAGATGAAATGTTTTGAAAAGAACAAATTGTTGAATCTATTTGAAATAAAAATAGATTTAACGGTAAATACAGAAAATGATGTGTGTTTTTCAGTCCTGGAAAAAAGACTTTAGATAAATTAAGAAGAAATAATTTTATTGATAAATTGAATAAGAAAACTGTAAATGGAGAACTACCACTTAGTTCTTTAGTTCCAGAATATAAAAAGAAATACATGGACATTGATGGCAAAACAGTGGGTAAATTAAATTGAGAGAAAATTAAGAAAAAAGAATCTGAAGATGGTTTTTACATTATTGAAACCAATATTCTAGATTTAACACCAGAAAAAGCTAATGAAATTTACAGAAAACAATGAAAAGTAGAAGAAAATTTCAGAACATTAAAATCTTATTTACAAGTTAGACCTGTTTTTGTTCATAATGAACAGCATATACTTGCGCATCTTTTGTTATGTTTCATTGCTCTTGTTGTTTTAAAATACTGTCTTTACAAATTAAAGAAATATTATGAAATCAATGGAGAAGTACAAAAAGTGACGTTAGATTTATTTGTGGATTCATTAAGAATGATGACTATAACAAAAAAAGAAGTAAATGGAAAAGTGGAACAAGAAATAATTAATGATTTGGATGAAAACCATAAAGAAAATATAAAAATTTATAAAGA
- a CDS encoding ABC transporter permease produces the protein MLSKIKQLNFNRRLALAIPYFLIAILLIVLPIILIFTNAVVGHEEGFDNWILVKESNTWNIIGRSLKIGVISSFLCLIIALPYSYFISTSKSKIFRIYALSLIISPMAIFTIAKIYAIKGLFLAMVADPKSLNAEWFIILGLTFLNIPLMVMPLYTVFKDMPKNIVEASYDLGYNSFQTMYKVIIPYATKAILSGIGMIFLASATTFVISKKLLPDGSQKQLIGDLINSKINPGNKFDLSSGSALVVVVSAIFIGIYSLTLIAPKVIFFFKKGAHYE, from the coding sequence ATGCTTTCCAAAATTAAACAATTAAACTTTAATCGTCGTTTAGCTTTAGCCATTCCTTATTTTTTAATCGCAATTCTTTTAATTGTTTTGCCAATTATTTTAATTTTTACTAACGCTGTTGTTGGGCATGAAGAAGGGTTTGACAACTGAATTTTAGTAAAAGAATCAAACACTTGAAACATCATTGGACGGAGCTTAAAAATTGGAGTCATTTCTTCATTTTTATGTCTTATTATTGCTCTTCCATATTCATATTTTATTTCAACATCTAAATCTAAAATTTTCCGGATTTACGCACTTAGCTTAATTATTAGTCCAATGGCAATTTTCACTATTGCGAAAATTTACGCTATTAAAGGATTATTTTTAGCTATGGTAGCTGACCCTAAATCATTAAATGCTGAATGATTTATTATTTTAGGGCTTACTTTCTTAAATATCCCACTTATGGTTATGCCGCTTTATACAGTGTTTAAAGATATGCCTAAAAACATTGTTGAAGCTAGTTATGACCTTGGGTATAACTCATTCCAAACAATGTACAAAGTGATCATTCCATATGCAACTAAAGCAATTTTAAGTGGTATTGGTATGATTTTCCTAGCTAGTGCTACTACCTTTGTTATTAGTAAAAAATTACTTCCAGACGGGTCACAAAAACAATTAATAGGGGACTTAATTAACTCAAAAATTAACCCAGGTAATAAATTTGACTTAAGTTCAGGTAGTGCCTTAGTTGTTGTTGTTAGTGCTATTTTCATTGGAATTTACTCACTTACATTAATTGCTCCAAAAGTAATTTTCTTCTTCAAGAAAGGAGCACACTATGAGTAA
- a CDS encoding ABC transporter ATP-binding protein encodes MQSVKTNTKKNNYVIELVEVTKEFGNKTVLDEVNLNINRGEFVTLLGPSGSGKTTILRLLGGFEWATRGEIKFNGLDIKDLAPYKRNVSTIFQDYALFPHLNVEGNIMYGLKLKRVPKDKDKISQKTIDRYQKKLVQWEAKAAAKISKLQEKQDQYEKELEALNEETKEYKKRLTWLDDSDFEYSYWENYVSEKSKAFENRHFKRKLTNEETQEAINKIIEIVGLKGNEKRSINELSGGMKQRVALARSLVIEPEILLLDEPLSALDAKIRKKMQILLRTVQQELGLTFIFVTHDQNEALELSDRIAVMRDGKIEQYDTPKNIYDFPVNIWVAKFIGDSNIFDAKFLENGNVKLLGKEFKTVHEGDEFAKGQIVDALIRPEDIDIIAEPKSTEGKIKGTVSDISYRGSYYYIKVDISETQSIFVETAKKFEEGETVYLSWTIDSIHLMKKDAKWDYSNDAFQN; translated from the coding sequence ATGCAAAGTGTTAAAACAAACACAAAAAAGAATAATTATGTTATTGAATTAGTTGAAGTTACCAAAGAATTTGGTAATAAGACTGTTTTAGATGAAGTTAATTTAAACATTAATCGTGGAGAGTTTGTAACTCTTCTTGGACCTAGTGGTAGTGGTAAAACTACTATCTTAAGATTACTTGGTGGTTTTGAATGAGCTACCCGTGGTGAAATTAAATTTAATGGACTGGATATTAAAGATCTTGCTCCATACAAAAGAAACGTTTCTACAATTTTTCAAGATTATGCCCTTTTCCCTCACTTAAATGTTGAAGGAAACATTATGTATGGACTTAAATTAAAAAGAGTTCCAAAAGATAAAGACAAAATTAGTCAAAAAACAATCGATAGATACCAAAAGAAACTTGTGCAATGAGAAGCTAAAGCAGCTGCTAAAATTTCTAAATTACAAGAAAAACAAGACCAATACGAAAAAGAGCTTGAAGCCTTAAATGAAGAGACAAAAGAATACAAAAAACGTCTTACTTGACTTGATGATTCAGATTTTGAATATTCATATTGAGAAAATTATGTAAGCGAAAAATCAAAAGCTTTTGAAAACCGTCACTTTAAACGTAAATTAACTAACGAAGAAACACAAGAAGCTATTAACAAAATCATTGAAATTGTTGGTCTTAAAGGAAATGAAAAAAGAAGCATCAACGAACTTTCAGGAGGGATGAAGCAGCGTGTTGCTCTTGCTCGTAGCTTAGTTATTGAGCCTGAAATTTTACTTTTAGACGAGCCGCTTAGTGCTCTTGATGCTAAAATCCGTAAAAAAATGCAAATTCTTCTTAGAACCGTGCAACAAGAACTTGGTCTTACATTTATTTTTGTTACTCACGACCAAAACGAAGCTTTAGAACTTTCAGATCGCATTGCTGTTATGCGTGATGGAAAAATTGAGCAATATGATACACCTAAAAACATTTATGATTTCCCAGTTAATATTTGAGTTGCTAAATTCATTGGTGATTCAAACATTTTTGATGCTAAATTCTTAGAAAATGGAAATGTAAAACTTCTTGGTAAAGAATTTAAAACAGTTCATGAAGGTGATGAATTTGCAAAAGGTCAAATTGTTGATGCATTAATTAGACCTGAAGATATCGATATTATTGCAGAGCCTAAATCAACTGAAGGAAAAATTAAAGGTACAGTTTCAGATATTTCATATCGTGGAAGCTACTACTATATTAAAGTAGATATTTCTGAAACTCAATCAATTTTCGTAGAAACTGCGAAAAAATTTGAAGAAGGTGAAACTGTATACTTAAGCTGAACAATCGATTCAATTCATTTAATGAAAAAAGACGCTAAGTGAGATTATTCTAACGATGCTTTCCAAAATTAA
- a CDS encoding amino acid permease yields MNQKKAHKIGFFASLAISVSSVIGIGIFFKNISIFKNQAIENSNDFSLYSFLVVWILGALISLLTAYCFLQVSKSGHSKSGLSGWIANLSTPKQGYIAKLYQSFLYYGLLSTILPIFSTEMIFNAIASIKGINVTSIHFGYVVLTSLFVAIFLIGLNFLKLKASVRLQQFSFFFKIIPLIIAIIIAFIGSHNSPNVDTGTLNDGANGVASTKQFSFSGLALSLPIVLFAFDAFLMIGNLADDMKKPKQIPIVSILTIIISGVIYFFISLGVALTGYANVVDIFKSIFKDPSQKDTKQVIEIIIYFMLGFSGFFVCNSIYLGTLRGFQALVEERSVIGHKFFTKLELTKQGLGGFSLYLIVFAIYFAFLTVPSVVLNSDSLIDTFSNIPINIFFLVYAYTIFLALKRNIQTKEPAIRFFKTISVLCIISIVVIMGFDIIYRDIYLAFIVGGKSNSGLFYSSSSWKYIYDGISYWGFLLITSSFVFLNYKFNYHKVHLTPQS; encoded by the coding sequence ATGAATCAGAAAAAAGCACATAAGATAGGTTTCTTTGCCTCGCTTGCAATTAGTGTTTCAAGTGTTATTGGGATTGGGATCTTCTTTAAAAACATTAGTATTTTTAAAAATCAAGCAATTGAAAATTCAAACGATTTTAGTTTGTATAGTTTTTTAGTTGTTTGAATTTTAGGCGCGCTAATTTCGCTTTTAACTGCTTATTGTTTTCTGCAAGTGTCTAAATCAGGTCATTCTAAAAGTGGTTTATCCGGTTGAATTGCTAATTTATCCACTCCAAAGCAAGGGTATATTGCAAAGCTTTATCAATCATTTTTATACTATGGACTTTTAAGCACAATTTTACCTATTTTTTCAACTGAAATGATTTTTAATGCAATTGCTTCAATTAAAGGAATTAATGTAACTAGCATCCATTTTGGTTATGTTGTATTAACTAGTTTATTTGTTGCGATTTTCTTAATTGGGCTTAATTTTTTGAAATTAAAAGCTTCGGTGCGATTGCAACAATTTTCATTTTTCTTCAAAATAATTCCTTTAATTATTGCAATTATCATAGCGTTTATTGGTAGTCATAACTCACCAAATGTAGATACGGGAACTTTAAACGATGGAGCAAATGGAGTTGCAAGCACCAAGCAGTTTAGTTTTAGTGGACTTGCGCTTTCGCTTCCAATAGTGCTTTTTGCTTTTGATGCTTTTTTAATGATTGGAAATCTTGCTGATGATATGAAAAAACCCAAGCAAATTCCAATTGTATCTATTTTAACTATTATAATTTCAGGTGTTATTTACTTTTTTATTTCACTCGGAGTTGCTTTAACTGGTTATGCAAACGTAGTTGATATTTTTAAAAGTATTTTTAAGGATCCTTCGCAAAAAGACACCAAACAAGTAATTGAAATCATTATTTACTTTATGCTTGGTTTTAGTGGCTTTTTTGTATGTAATTCAATCTATTTAGGAACATTAAGGGGTTTTCAAGCTCTTGTAGAAGAAAGAAGCGTTATTGGACATAAATTCTTTACTAAGCTTGAGTTAACAAAGCAAGGACTTGGCGGATTTAGTTTATATTTGATTGTTTTTGCTATTTATTTTGCGTTTCTAACTGTTCCCTCAGTTGTTTTAAATTCAGATTCATTAATTGATACTTTTTCAAATATACCAATTAACATTTTCTTTTTAGTTTATGCTTACACAATCTTTTTGGCGCTAAAAAGAAATATCCAAACCAAAGAACCAGCTATTAGATTTTTCAAAACAATTTCAGTGCTTTGCATCATTAGCATTGTTGTTATAATGGGATTTGATATAATTTATCGTGATATTTATCTCGCTTTTATTGTTGGTGGTAAAAGTAATAGCGGACTTTTTTATAGCTCTAGTTCATGAAAATACATTTATGATGGAATTTCATATTGAGGATTTTTATTAATTACATCTTCTTTTGTGTTTCTCAATTACAAATTTAATTACCATAAGGTTCATTTAACTCCACAATCATAA
- a CDS encoding IS1634 family transposase gives MSYSLCKKKQNGKYYLVLAISKGFKKGYGNQIGLGYWEDIKEKYGLSSIEDMKEIAKKVDTSLDKAVAKEEFFKLLKPTSVKTSIQNIGVDLIYKVIKELNLFSALPKSKHKSLEEVLEFFIATRIILPRSYMSQYKNKSDFINDINVKKSSIYNYLDVIFENKNSVLVNLFQKINEFTNRNNKVFHFDNTTVYFESFTREGIRKNGFSKDGKHNEDQVVIAMAVDENGIPIHYKVFPGNTADGKTMLSFVLELQSIYKIKDITIVADRGINNNANLRFLEQKGIKYIFQKRLDTLSIGMKKFILEDKHYVFRDEMFWKEQIVESVWNKNRFNGKYRKWCVFFSPGKKTLDKLKRNNFIDKLNKKTVNGELPLSSLVPEYKKKYMDIDGKTVGKLNWEKIKKKESEDGFYIIETNILDLTPEKANEIYRKQWKVEENFRTLKSSLQVRPVFVHNEQHILAHLLLCFIALVVLKYCLYKLKKYYEINGEIQKVTLDLFVDSLRMMTITKKEVNGKVVQEIINDLDENHKENIKIYKDFIACMS, from the coding sequence ATGAGTTACAGTTTATGCAAGAAAAAACAAAATGGAAAATATTATTTAGTTTTAGCTATTTCTAAAGGTTTTAAAAAAGGTTATGGAAATCAGATTGGTCTAGGATACTGAGAAGATATCAAAGAAAAGTATGGATTATCTTCAATTGAAGATATGAAAGAAATAGCAAAAAAAGTAGATACATCTTTAGATAAAGCTGTTGCAAAAGAAGAATTTTTTAAATTATTAAAACCCACTTCTGTAAAAACAAGTATCCAAAATATTGGAGTTGATTTAATTTATAAAGTTATTAAAGAATTAAATTTATTTTCAGCATTACCAAAAAGTAAACATAAATCGTTAGAAGAGGTTTTGGAATTTTTCATAGCAACTAGAATTATCCTTCCAAGAAGCTATATGTCACAATATAAAAATAAAAGTGATTTTATAAATGATATTAATGTTAAAAAATCATCAATATATAACTATCTTGATGTTATTTTCGAAAATAAGAATTCTGTTTTAGTCAATTTATTTCAAAAAATAAATGAATTTACAAATCGTAACAATAAAGTTTTTCACTTCGATAACACAACAGTTTATTTTGAAAGCTTTACAAGAGAAGGAATAAGAAAAAACGGTTTTTCAAAAGACGGAAAACACAATGAAGATCAAGTAGTCATAGCAATGGCTGTAGACGAAAACGGAATACCAATACACTATAAAGTTTTCCCAGGTAACACGGCTGATGGTAAAACAATGTTATCCTTCGTTTTAGAACTTCAATCAATCTATAAAATAAAGGATATTACAATAGTTGCAGATCGTGGAATAAATAACAACGCAAACTTACGTTTCCTAGAACAAAAAGGAATTAAATATATATTCCAAAAAAGATTAGATACATTAAGTATTGGGATGAAAAAATTCATTCTTGAAGACAAACATTATGTTTTTAGAGATGAAATGTTTTGAAAAGAACAAATTGTTGAATCTGTTTGAAATAAAAATAGATTTAATGGTAAATACAGAAAATGATGTGTGTTTTTCAGTCCTGGGAAAAAGACTTTAGATAAATTAAAAAGAAATAATTTTATTGATAAATTGAATAAGAAAACTGTAAATGGAGAACTGCCACTTAGTTCTTTAGTTCCAGAATATAAAAAGAAATATATGGACATTGATGGCAAAACAGTGGGTAAATTAAATTGAGAGAAAATTAAGAAAAAAGAATCTGAAGATGGTTTTTACATTATTGAAACCAATATTCTAGATTTAACACCAGAAAAAGCTAATGAAATTTACAGAAAACAATGAAAAGTAGAAGAAAATTTCAGAACATTAAAATCTTCTTTACAAGTTAGACCTGTTTTTGTTCATAATGAACAGCATATACTTGCACATCTTTTATTATGTTTCATTGCTCTTGTTGTTTTAAAATACTGTCTTTATAAATTAAAGAAATATTATGAAATCAATGGAGAAATACAAAAAGTGACGTTAGATTTATTTGTGGATTCATTAAGAATGATGACTATAACAAAAAAAGAAGTAAATGGAAAAGTGGTACAAGAAATAATTAATGATTTGGATGAAAACCACAAAGAAAATATAAAAATTTATAAAGATTTCATCGCATGTATGAGTTAA
- a CDS encoding ABC transporter permease: MSKIVEILKRSYIYIILTLVYVPLIFGFVFSFNQQTKKGEFNTTWTVGTTDNWANLFKDGRDLALVNTILLALIVSFLVISLSLITVYALYRQKNKLVRSSVISSSNIPLINPDNITAIGLVLVFGIFFGIISTDSEGFGRLIIGHTVMALPYGISLMLPRSEKFNNNLFEASQDLGYSKIASWFKTYFIYMIPSIIMVAIVSTFLSFDDFIIARTVSNTSTLGTKLYEGSFQAWGLVFGSIVLFMTIIGNIIYTVAKSKSQK; encoded by the coding sequence ATGAGTAAAATTGTTGAAATTTTAAAAAGAAGCTACATTTACATCATTTTAACTTTAGTGTATGTACCTTTAATTTTTGGTTTTGTATTTTCATTTAACCAACAAACTAAAAAAGGTGAATTCAACACCACTTGAACAGTAGGGACTACTGATAACTGAGCTAATTTATTTAAAGATGGACGTGATTTAGCTCTTGTAAATACTATCTTACTTGCATTAATTGTTAGTTTTTTAGTTATTTCACTTTCACTTATCACTGTTTATGCACTTTATAGACAAAAAAATAAATTAGTGCGTTCTTCAGTTATTTCTAGTTCAAATATTCCATTAATTAACCCAGATAACATCACCGCTATTGGTCTTGTGCTTGTATTTGGAATTTTCTTTGGAATCATCTCAACAGATAGCGAAGGGTTTGGGAGATTAATTATTGGACATACAGTTATGGCTCTTCCATACGGAATTTCACTTATGCTACCTAGAAGTGAGAAATTTAATAACAACCTTTTTGAAGCAAGCCAAGATTTAGGGTATTCAAAAATTGCTTCATGATTTAAAACATATTTTATTTACATGATTCCTTCAATTATTATGGTTGCTATTGTAAGTACATTCTTAAGTTTTGACGATTTCATTATCGCTAGAACTGTATCAAATACATCAACACTTGGAACTAAACTTTATGAAGGTTCATTCCAAGCTTGAGGACTTGTTTTTGGTTCAATTGTGTTATTTATGACAATTATTGGAAACATTATTTATACAGTTGCTAAAAGCAAAAGTCAAAAATAA